One region of Bosea sp. 29B genomic DNA includes:
- a CDS encoding helix-turn-helix domain-containing GNAT family N-acetyltransferase, which translates to MSAIDTPAIAAIRRFGRFHTRFIGALGGDLHGSGFGLTEGRVLYELAHRDGWRAGELARELGLDPAYLSRLLKRFMEIGWLERARADGDGRAYELKLTVAGHEVFAPLDEASRRQADMILSRLAAGEQASLVSALERAQTLLSGAASPQPSVTIREHRPGDIGWVIAAHARLYFEVYGWDVSFEALVAEIAAKFLREFKPGLERCFIAELDGEPAGSAFVVHESDEVAKLRLVLVETRAQGLGLGKRLVREAVAFARAAGYRRMVLWTNDILHAARAIYIAEGFRLVAEEQHHSFGKDLVGQNWERDL; encoded by the coding sequence ATGTCCGCCATCGACACGCCTGCCATCGCGGCGATCCGCCGTTTCGGCCGTTTCCACACCCGCTTCATCGGGGCGCTCGGCGGCGATCTGCACGGCTCCGGCTTCGGCCTGACCGAGGGGCGGGTGCTCTACGAGCTGGCGCATCGCGACGGCTGGCGGGCCGGCGAGCTGGCGCGCGAGCTCGGGCTCGATCCGGCCTATCTTTCACGCCTGCTGAAGCGCTTCATGGAGATCGGCTGGCTGGAGCGGGCGAGGGCGGATGGCGACGGCCGCGCCTATGAGCTGAAGCTGACGGTGGCGGGTCACGAAGTCTTCGCGCCACTCGACGAGGCCTCGCGCCGGCAGGCCGACATGATCCTGTCGCGCCTGGCTGCGGGCGAGCAGGCGAGCCTCGTCTCGGCGCTGGAGCGGGCGCAGACGCTGCTGTCGGGCGCCGCCAGCCCGCAGCCCTCGGTGACGATCCGCGAGCACCGTCCCGGCGATATCGGCTGGGTGATCGCGGCCCATGCCAGGCTCTATTTCGAGGTCTATGGCTGGGACGTCAGCTTCGAGGCGTTGGTCGCAGAGATCGCGGCAAAATTCCTGCGCGAGTTCAAGCCGGGGCTGGAGCGCTGTTTCATCGCCGAACTCGATGGCGAGCCGGCGGGCTCGGCTTTCGTGGTGCATGAGAGCGACGAGGTCGCGAAGCTGCGGCTCGTGCTGGTCGAGACGCGGGCGCAGGGGCTCGGCCTGGGCAAGCGGCTGGTGCGGGAGGCGGTCGCCTTCGCCCGCGCCGCCGGCTATCGCCGCATGGTCCTGTGGACCAACGACATCCTGCATGCGGCCCGCGCGATTTACATCGCCGAGGGTTTCAGGCTGGTGGCGGAGGAGCAGCATCACTCCTTCGGGAAGGATCTGGTCGGGCAGAACTGGGAGCGCGATCTCTAG
- the murI gene encoding glutamate racemase, translating into MRVDLLAGAGYAAPVFPLRIPTILVFDSGLGGLTVLREVMRQRPDADIVYAADDAAFPYGRLEEPALVERVLSVMERLVDRFHPDLVVIACNTASTLVLPALRARFAIPFVGTVPAVKPAAERSRSRLIAVLATPGTVARDYTHDLIERYAAGCEVTMVGARNLAALAEAALKGEPVDDAAVLAEITPCFVTRDGRRTDVVTLSCTHYPLLLPRLQRLAPWPVEWIDPAPAIARRTSQLLGPALPRADHASTVAVFTDGTHLSGPAHIALAGFGLARIETEPLPLAL; encoded by the coding sequence ATGCGGGTCGATCTTCTGGCCGGAGCCGGCTATGCCGCGCCGGTGTTCCCCTTGCGAATCCCCACCATCCTCGTCTTCGATTCCGGTCTCGGCGGCCTCACCGTGCTGCGCGAGGTCATGCGCCAGCGCCCCGATGCGGACATCGTCTACGCCGCGGACGATGCCGCCTTCCCCTACGGCCGCCTCGAGGAGCCGGCGCTTGTCGAGCGCGTGCTCTCGGTGATGGAGCGCCTGGTCGATCGCTTCCATCCCGATCTCGTCGTCATCGCCTGCAACACCGCCTCGACCCTGGTGCTGCCAGCGCTGCGGGCCCGTTTCGCCATTCCCTTCGTCGGCACCGTGCCTGCGGTGAAACCGGCGGCCGAGCGCAGCCGCAGCCGCCTGATCGCGGTACTGGCGACGCCCGGTACCGTCGCCCGCGACTACACGCACGACTTGATCGAGCGCTATGCCGCCGGCTGCGAGGTCACCATGGTGGGCGCCCGCAATCTGGCCGCCCTGGCGGAAGCGGCGCTGAAGGGCGAGCCGGTCGACGACGCTGCGGTCCTCGCCGAGATCACGCCCTGCTTCGTCACGCGCGACGGCAGGCGCACCGATGTGGTGACGCTGTCCTGCACGCATTACCCGCTGCTGCTGCCGCGCCTGCAGCGTCTCGCGCCCTGGCCGGTCGAGTGGATCGACCCCGCTCCGGCGATCGCGCGGCGCACCTCCCAACTACTCGGGCCGGCCCTGCCCCGCGCGGATCACGCCTCGACCGTCGCCGTCTTCACCGACGGCACCCACCTCTCCGGCCCGGCTCATATCGCGCTCGCCGGCTTCGGCCTGGCGCGGATCGAGACCGAGCCACTGCCGCTCGCACTCTGA
- a CDS encoding alpha/beta hydrolase: MTADDVAPLDPREECFFIPGPIEGLPLFLRHLPAPATAFAPRRTVLYIHGATFPSALSIAHRFDGRSWRDALCEAGFDVWGLDFYGYGHSGRYPAMDEPASANPPLGTTDEAASQIEAAVRFILGRSGLDRVSLIAHSWGSMPAGRFAGSHPELIDRLVLFGPIAQRQPSGNAPSPNLPAWRLISLDDQWRRFVEDVPAGAEPVLSRRHFDDWGERYLDSDPQSRSHEPASVQTPAGPMADIGKAWQGRLPYDPAAVRAPVSIIRGEWDSLTTDADARWLFDAFRSSPLKRDIKLSRGTHLMHLETMRFALWQESIAFLTGADAPALAA, encoded by the coding sequence TTGACTGCTGACGACGTCGCCCCGCTCGACCCGCGGGAAGAGTGTTTTTTCATTCCCGGCCCGATCGAGGGGCTGCCGCTGTTCCTGCGTCATCTGCCGGCGCCAGCAACGGCGTTCGCACCACGCCGCACCGTCCTCTATATCCATGGCGCGACCTTCCCCTCGGCACTGTCGATCGCCCATCGTTTCGACGGACGCTCCTGGCGCGATGCGCTCTGCGAAGCCGGCTTCGATGTCTGGGGGCTGGATTTCTATGGCTACGGCCATTCCGGCCGCTATCCGGCGATGGACGAACCGGCCTCGGCGAACCCACCACTCGGCACGACTGATGAAGCCGCATCGCAGATCGAAGCTGCCGTCCGCTTCATCCTTGGCCGCTCCGGTCTCGACCGGGTCTCCCTGATCGCCCATTCCTGGGGCTCGATGCCGGCCGGCCGCTTCGCCGGGTCTCATCCCGAACTGATTGACCGCCTCGTCCTGTTCGGGCCGATCGCGCAACGACAGCCGTCAGGCAACGCGCCCTCGCCCAATTTGCCGGCCTGGCGATTGATCTCGCTCGACGACCAGTGGCGGCGCTTCGTCGAGGACGTCCCGGCCGGTGCCGAGCCTGTCCTGTCGCGCCGGCATTTCGACGATTGGGGCGAGCGCTATCTCGACAGCGATCCGCAATCACGCTCGCACGAACCCGCCAGCGTCCAGACGCCGGCCGGCCCGATGGCCGATATCGGCAAGGCCTGGCAGGGCCGATTGCCCTACGATCCGGCTGCGGTCCGCGCGCCCGTTTCGATCATCCGCGGCGAGTGGGACAGCCTGACCACCGACGCCGATGCGCGCTGGCTCTTCGACGCCTTCAGGTCCTCGCCCCTGAAGCGCGACATCAAGCTCAGCCGCGGCACGCATCTGATGCATCTGGAGACGATGCGCTTTGCGCTCTGGCAGGAGAGCATCGCCTTCCTCACCGGCGCCGACGCGCCTGCCCTTGCTGCTTGA
- a CDS encoding antibiotic biosynthesis monooxygenase → MFSVIFEVHPHTDRKDEYLTLGKQLKPILEGIDGFIDNERFESLMRPGWVLSHSSWRDEKSLVRWRAQGEHHAVQRKGRDEVFEDYHLRIGEVIHDSAPQEPSSGSQRFDETEAGIAKVVSFTELTPQDGIDLGERPDELLAQIGLKGSPGLVEHDLFASIYNPGKLALLASWRDADVARAFVLKPVTGVTALRHRTVRIIRDYGRFDRREAPQYFPPVSR, encoded by the coding sequence ATGTTTTCCGTGATCTTCGAAGTCCACCCTCACACCGACCGCAAGGACGAGTACCTCACTCTCGGCAAGCAGCTGAAGCCGATCCTCGAAGGCATCGACGGCTTCATCGACAATGAGCGCTTCGAGAGCCTGATGCGGCCCGGCTGGGTGCTGTCGCATTCATCCTGGCGCGACGAGAAATCGCTGGTCCGCTGGCGCGCCCAGGGCGAACACCACGCCGTGCAACGCAAGGGGCGCGACGAGGTGTTCGAGGACTATCACCTGCGCATCGGCGAGGTGATCCACGACAGTGCTCCGCAGGAACCCTCATCGGGAAGCCAGCGCTTCGACGAGACCGAGGCCGGCATCGCCAAGGTCGTAAGCTTCACCGAGCTCACGCCGCAGGACGGAATCGATCTCGGCGAGCGGCCGGACGAGCTCCTCGCGCAGATCGGCCTGAAGGGCTCACCCGGCCTGGTCGAGCACGATCTCTTCGCCAGCATCTACAATCCCGGCAAGCTCGCTTTGCTCGCCTCCTGGCGCGATGCCGATGTGGCCAGGGCCTTCGTGCTGAAGCCGGTCACAGGCGTGACGGCGCTGCGCCACCGAACGGTACGCATCATCCGCGACTATGGCCGTTTCGACAGACGCGAGGCGCCGCAATATTTTCCGCCGGTGAGCCGCTGA
- the rpsD gene encoding 30S ribosomal protein S4, which produces MSKRHEAKYKIDRRLGQNIWGRPKSPVNRREYGPGQHGQRRKGKPSDFGTQLRAKQKLKGYYGSISEKQFRRYYAEAIRLKGDSGENLVGLLERRLDAVIYRAKFVPTVFAARQFINHGHITVNGKRVNIASYQVKPGDVIAIKESSRQLAIVIESAALAERDVPDYIDADHTKSTATYTRTPTLTDVPYAVQMEPNLVIEFYSR; this is translated from the coding sequence ATGTCGAAGCGCCATGAGGCGAAGTACAAGATTGACCGCCGTCTCGGTCAGAACATCTGGGGCCGCCCGAAGTCCCCGGTCAACCGTCGCGAATACGGCCCCGGCCAGCACGGCCAGCGCCGCAAGGGCAAGCCGTCCGACTTCGGCACCCAGCTGCGCGCCAAGCAGAAGCTGAAGGGCTATTACGGCTCGATCTCCGAGAAGCAGTTCCGCCGCTACTACGCCGAGGCGATCCGCCTGAAGGGCGATTCGGGCGAGAACCTGGTCGGCCTGCTCGAGCGTCGTCTCGACGCGGTGATCTACCGCGCCAAGTTCGTCCCGACCGTGTTCGCCGCTCGCCAGTTCATCAATCACGGCCACATCACCGTGAACGGCAAGCGCGTCAACATCGCTTCGTACCAGGTCAAGCCGGGCGACGTGATCGCGATCAAGGAGAGCTCGCGCCAGCTCGCCATCGTGATCGAGTCGGCCGCCCTCGCCGAGCGCGACGTGCCTGACTACATCGACGCCGACCACACCAAGTCGACCGCCACCTACACCCGCACCCCGACGCTGACGGACGTGCCCTACGCGGTGCAGATGGAGCCGAACCTGGTCATCGAGTTCTACTCGCGCTGA
- a CDS encoding heparin lyase I family protein yields the protein MTRGVTRRSNAAAAFFCGAILTCSPGQAEAPAPAFQTSFATNCLSSKDWKISGQLDKAVRADRIRCVDGERAGQERPALAITVKPGDAYDPNPGSTPTERSEVQTTAELIRFDATSWYSFRFRVESPWAPRRNRTVIQQIKQNIDLRYEKGRGGEEICDAANPLFKLEVDSDNGKPVFRAKTAGTDSCGDSLGQAQFCGDWHIEPDRWHRVNVMIRPSQQAGESRLRLWLDGRACPEFRGVLGYPRYGTMKDGKPFIDTQPRFGIYRDALPEVSQTILFDDIAFWAQDPAGHPAWDGVAVTRPDQPMVQADR from the coding sequence ATGACGAGGGGCGTGACACGCCGCAGCAACGCAGCTGCGGCGTTTTTCTGCGGAGCGATTCTCACCTGCAGTCCCGGTCAGGCCGAGGCGCCGGCACCCGCCTTCCAGACGAGCTTCGCGACGAACTGCTTGAGCTCCAAGGACTGGAAGATTTCCGGCCAGCTCGACAAGGCGGTGCGGGCCGATCGCATCCGCTGCGTCGACGGCGAACGCGCTGGGCAGGAGAGGCCCGCGCTCGCGATCACGGTGAAGCCCGGCGACGCCTACGATCCCAATCCCGGCTCGACGCCGACCGAGCGATCTGAGGTCCAGACGACGGCGGAGCTGATCCGCTTCGACGCGACGAGCTGGTACAGCTTCCGCTTCCGGGTTGAGAGCCCGTGGGCACCGCGGCGCAACCGCACGGTGATCCAGCAGATCAAGCAGAACATCGACCTGCGCTACGAAAAGGGCAGGGGCGGCGAAGAAATCTGCGACGCCGCCAACCCGTTGTTCAAACTCGAGGTCGATTCGGACAATGGCAAGCCCGTGTTCCGGGCCAAGACAGCGGGCACGGACAGCTGCGGCGACAGTCTCGGCCAGGCGCAGTTCTGCGGCGACTGGCACATCGAGCCGGATCGCTGGCACCGCGTCAACGTCATGATCCGGCCGAGCCAGCAGGCTGGCGAGAGCCGCCTCAGGCTCTGGCTCGACGGGCGCGCCTGCCCGGAGTTCCGCGGCGTGCTCGGCTATCCGCGCTATGGCACGATGAAGGACGGCAAGCCCTTCATCGACACGCAGCCGCGCTTCGGCATCTATCGCGACGCGCTGCCCGAGGTCAGCCAGACGATCCTGTTCGACGACATCGCCTTCTGGGCGCAGGACCCGGCCGGCCATCCGGCCTGGGATGGCGTCGCCGTAACCCGCCCCGATCAGCCGATGGTGCAGGCCGATCGCTAA